The Candidatus Nitrosocosmicus franklandus genome contains a region encoding:
- a CDS encoding nucleotide exchange factor GrpE: MDKTDNKDQPANHLGDDHLLLDDNSTSNNSNSTSNNENDSNTDLTIEELSGELKITRDELEHYRNLYDDTFNKLKYTLADFDNYRKNIEKQNTLKILSVKAEMMSTIINLREDFVRALDTLKHHKVDSSILEGLSNILKNIDIYLEKEDVKEIRALNTVFDPNFHEIVGFSYFENGMEENIITKEIRKGYLLNERVLRPSLVEVSKKIIKNIDSDIKENAKGDDN; the protein is encoded by the coding sequence ATGGATAAAACCGATAATAAAGATCAACCTGCGAATCATCTGGGTGATGATCATCTATTATTAGATGATAATTCTACTTCTAATAATTCTAATTCTACTTCTAATAATGAAAATGATTCAAATACTGATTTGACCATCGAAGAATTGTCTGGAGAATTAAAAATAACACGTGATGAGCTAGAACATTATCGTAATTTATACGATGATACTTTTAACAAACTAAAATATACCTTGGCCGATTTTGATAATTACAGAAAGAACATTGAAAAACAAAATACATTGAAAATACTTTCAGTCAAGGCCGAAATGATGTCAACCATAATTAATTTGCGAGAAGATTTTGTGCGTGCTTTGGATACCCTCAAACATCATAAAGTTGACAGCTCTATTCTAGAAGGATTGTCTAACATACTCAAGAATATTGACATATATCTTGAAAAGGAAGATGTTAAAGAAATAAGAGCTTTAAACACTGTTTTTGATCCCAACTTTCATGAAATTGTTGGCTTTTCCTATTTTGAAAATGGTATGGAAGAAAATATAATTACTAAGGAGATTCGCAAGGGTTATTTATTAAATGAACGTGTTCTTCGCCCCAGTTTGGTCGAAGTGTCTAAAAAGATAATTAAAAATATCGATAGTGATATTAAAGAGAATGCAAAAGGAGATGACAATTAG
- a CDS encoding translation initiation factor IF-2 subunit beta — translation MVRRSLDMSIQDESGYMSLLDRLQSKLGNVVKKEVSRLEIPTPRVIWVGQRTIFRNFMDFPKALRRDPEKLLLYLNKELASAGYISGERVIFLGRKPVSSFSGLIDRYVKDYVICPVCGSPDTRTEKVKKLGFMICEACGARSSIKSNYA, via the coding sequence ATGGTTCGTCGTAGTCTAGATATGTCAATCCAAGATGAATCTGGGTATATGTCATTATTAGATAGATTACAAAGTAAGTTAGGTAATGTAGTAAAGAAAGAAGTTTCAAGACTTGAAATTCCTACTCCAAGAGTGATTTGGGTTGGTCAAAGAACAATTTTTAGAAATTTTATGGATTTTCCAAAGGCATTGAGACGTGATCCTGAAAAATTATTGCTATATCTTAATAAAGAGCTGGCTTCTGCAGGATACATTTCTGGTGAAAGAGTAATTTTTCTAGGAAGAAAACCAGTATCTTCTTTTTCTGGTCTGATAGATAGATATGTAAAAGATTATGTTATTTGTCCTGTTTGTGGTAGTCCAGATACCAGGACAGAAAAGGTCAAAAAGCTCGGGTTTATGATCTGTGAAGCCTGTGGAGCAAGATCTTCTATAAAAAGTAACTATGCTTGA